A genomic region of Bradysia coprophila strain Holo2 unplaced genomic scaffold, BU_Bcop_v1 contig_110, whole genome shotgun sequence contains the following coding sequences:
- the LOC119073037 gene encoding sphingomyelin phosphodiesterase-like, with product MIRIVGVFLLCLCLVSGEIFSSDEIGRRLKEFLENAEVYEQAFDKEFEIFLESGLRTQAFNETLTPLHLGREFALTDKEDMPPELSFMSCAVCRLTAATYISQRRGGASAESLGNAAVTLCLELTTFPEHVCRPVVFQNLDIVIYIIDNVPSINAATFCSLVFEGDCGGADPSLDFTVSVAPGPAITQSKSISVPRNANEIRILHLTDMHFDPRYLEGGWAICPEIVCCRQDRGIAPNPVDRAGRWGDYRDCGTPWLVIEETIRRMREAHPDVSYIYYTGDSVDHGHWQRTAQGNRDIMSRLYAAFRTHFPGVPIYVTLGNHEAHPTNLFAPPSVTNPTMRSQWLFDFSADQWAPWLPPSALATVRVAGYYTVLLQPGLRLISLSNTDCSNNNFWVLHSRGHIQSQLQWFHNTLLAAEQAGERVHVLTHHHQNACFRFYSREFRRIQDRFHMTISATFVGHTHNAEFHLFYDRPSANHAISVQWNAGSVAPWSRYNPNYNLYYVDRQIFQVNEMEIFMYNLDEANATPANRPRWFRLFSFAQFFGLQNLSPASLHTLAERLARTRSLLHQYWRFQVRESRPRVQAGCNDDCLRSRLCAMVMNEFGDNRRCNHLTALFNAN from the exons atgattcgCATTGTAGGTGTTTTTCTACTGTGCTTGTGTTTAGTATCTGGAGAGATATTTAGTTCTGATGAAATTGGTCGAAGACTTAAAGAGTTTCTAGAAAATGCGGAAGTGTATGAGCAAGCGTTTGACAAGGagtttgaaatatttcttgaatctGGATTGCGCACCCAGGCATTCAATGAAACTCTGACACCGCTACATCTCGGTAGAGAGTTTGCATTAACTGACAAAGAAGATATGCCACCAGAATTGTCATTCATGTCTTGTGCAG TTTGTCGATTGACAGCCGCAACATATATTAGCCAACGTCGTGGCGGTGCATCAGCTGAATCATTAGGTAATGCTGCCGTGACTTTGTGTCTCGAATTGACTACATTCCCGGAGCATGTCTGTCGACCGGTCGTGTTTCAAAATCTG GATATCGTGATTTACATCATCGACAACGTTCCATCGATTAATGCGGCCACATTTTGCTCATTAGTTTTTGAAGGTGATTGTGGTGGAGCTGATCCTTCGCTGGATTTCACCGTATCTGTGGCACCTGGTCCAGCAATTACACAGTCCAAATCGATATCGGTGCCTCGAAATGCGAACGAAATCAGAATTCTTCATTTGACGGACATGCATTTTGATCCACGTTATTTGGAAGGGGGCTGGGCCATTTGTCCAGAAATCGTTTGCTGCAGACAGGATCGTGGAATCGCACCGAATCCAGTTGATAGAGCTGGCCGTTGGGGTGACTATCGAGATTGTGGTACACCTTGGCTTGTGATTGAAGAAACCATTAGACGAATGCGTGAAGCGCATCCAGATGTTTCCTACATTTACTACACTGGTGATAGTGTTGATCATGGACATTGGCAGAGAACCGCTCAAGGAAATCGCGATATAATGTCGAGACTGTACGCCGCTTTCAGAACTCATTTCCCGGGTGTACCCATATATGTTACACTTGGAAATCATGAGG CTCATCCAACGAATCT CTTTGCACCTCCTTCAGTTACAAATCCCACAATGAGATCGCAATGGCTGTTTGACTTTTCAG CTGATCAATGGGCTCCGTGGCTTCCGCCATCAGCATTGGCAACTGTTCGAGTCGCTGGCTATTACACTGTTCTACTTCAACCGGGATTGCGCTTAATTTCACTTAGTAACACCGATTGTAGCAACAACAACTTCTGGGTGCTACACTCACGTGGCCACATTCAGTCTCAATTACAGTGGTTCCACAATACACTTTTGGCAGCTGAACAAGCCGGAGAAAGAGTCCATGTGCTTACGCACCACCATCAAAACGCTTGTTTCCGTTTCTATTCACGCGAGTTCCGTCGAATTCAAGACCGTTTCCACATGACAATTAGTGCTACATTCGTCGGTCACACCCACAACGCTGAGTTCCACCTGTTTTACGATCGTCCATCAGCAAATCATGCAATTTCAGTGCAATGGAATGCTGGATCCGTTGCGCCGTGGTCACGATATAATCCGAACTACAATCTGTACTACGTCgatcgtcaaattttc CAAGtcaatgaaatggaaattttcatgTACAATTTAGACGAAGCTAATGCGACGCCAGCCAATCGTCCTCGTTGGTTCAGATTGTTCTCATTCGCACAATTTTTTGGCCTTCAAAATCTGTCACCGGCTTCTTTACACACATTAGCCGAAAGACTAGCAAGAACTCGGTCACTGTTACATCAATACTGGAGATTCCAGGTTAGGGAATCAAGACCACGAGTTCAGGCAGGCTGTAATGATGATTGCTTAAGAAGTCGATTGTGCGCAATGGTAATGAACGAGTTTGGCGATAACAGACGTTGCAACCATTTAACGGCATTGTTTAACGCCAACTAG